The DNA segment CGACCGGTGTGATCAGCCACTTCTCCACCCGCGACGCCACCATCCCGGCAGACAGCCTGCACCCCTGCTTCGCCAACCTGTGAGCGCGGTCAGGTCCGGCTGAGCCCGTCGAGCACCGCTCGGGTGCTGGACAGGCCCAGCCTGGTAGCGCCGGCGTTGAGCATCGCGACCGCGTCCGCGGCGGTGCGGATACCACCGCTGGCCTTGACCCCCAGCCGCCCGCCGACGGTCGTTGTCATCAACTCGACGGCACGCACGCTCGCCCCGCCGGCGGGATGAAACCCGGTGGAGGTCTTGACGAAATCGGCTCCGGCGTCCTCGGCGGCGCGACAGGCCCGGGTCAGCACGTGCGGGTCGCCCCGGCCTAGCAGCACCGCCGACTCCACGATCACCTTGAGCACCGCCCCGGACGCGGCGGCACGCACTGCCTCGATGTCGGACCGCACGGCGTCGAAGTCGCCGGCCAGCGCCGCCCCGATGTCGATGACCATGTCGATCTCATGTGCGCCGGCGTCGATGGCCGCGGCCGCCTCGTGCGCCTTGACAACGGACATGTGCTTGCCCGACGGAAAACCCGCCACCGATGCGACCCGCACCCCACCGGCGCTGGCCGCGACCGCGACCGGCACCATCGACGGCGAGACACACACCGCGTAGACCCCGAGTTCGGCGGCCTCGGCGACCAGGCCGACCACATCTGCGGTAGTGGCCTCGGGTTTGAGCAGGGTGTGGTCGACCACCGCCGCCAGCCGCCCGCGGGTCGGCTGATCGGCCACTAGGGCGGGTTTTCCGGGCCGCCGGGATTGCACTCGGCGGCGATCATCTCGTCGTCGTCGACGACCGGGCGCCACGGTTCGAGGTTCCAGCTGGGCTTGCCCGGCTGTCCGATTTCGGCGAACTGCCAGTGACACATGAACTGTGCACGCATGCCGGCGGTGTCGGCGCCCGGCGACAGTGCGAGCACCTCGGCCCAGGCCTCGTCGCCCTCGCCCACCGTGCCGGGCTGGCGGGCCGCCGCCCGCCCCGATGGTGTCGGATAGACCCGCAGGGTGATCAGCTGCCCCCACAACCCCCACTCGGTGTGGTCGATAAACGGCGGAGCCGGGGGCGACACGCAGCCGCCGGTATCAGCGATCGCCGGAGCCGCCCACAGCAGGCCGACGAACACCGCCGCCGGCGCGACCACCAGGGCTTTCATTCGTTAGCGGGACTTGCCCTGGATTTCGAGCAGCTTGGGCCGTACGTCGACCAGGTACACCCCCGCCGCGCACGCGGCGATCACCAATCCGAGCACGCCGAACACGGGATACAGGATGGAGGTCATCGCCACCGCCACGCCGAGGATCAGCAACCATACCGGCTTGGTCAGCTTGTCGGCGGCGGTGTACGCGTCGGGACGCTGCAGCGCAGCATGCACAAACGCATACACCGCCATCACGAACACGGCGACCAGCAAGGCCAACATGACGGTACCCACGAGGTGGTTCACACCCCAAGACTATGCGGGTTCGGGCCCACACGTCGACTCCGAGTCGCCCGGGGGCGACTCGGAGTCGAGTTTCGTGCCGTGGTGTTCGAGGTGACTCGGAGCCCAACTACTTCTGGGTGACCTTCTTGGCCGGAGCCTTCTTGGCCGGAGCCTTCTTGGCCGCGGCCTTCTTCGCCGGGGCCTTCTTCGCCGGGGCCTTCTTGGCCGGAGCCTTCTTCGGCAGCTCGATGCCGACCAGCTTGGCGGCACGCTCACCCACCTCGCGAGCCTGCGAGGCGACCGTGCCCAGGGCTTCCTGGGTCAGCTCGACGGCCTGGTCAACGTAGCCCTCGGCACGCGCCGACGCGTCCTCGAAGACCGACTGGCTGCGCAACCGCTCCAGTGCGGCCTCACCGCGCGCGACCAGCTCGTTGTACCGCGTGGTGGCCGCCTCGAGGTAGCCCTCGGCGGCCTTACGCAGTTCTTCGGCGGTGAAACGCTCGCGCAGCTCGGTGAGCTGCTCGGGCAGGTCCTCCCGCAGCTCGGACAACCGCGCGCGGCTCTCCTCGACCCGGGTGCGGGTGTCCGAACGGGTCTCTTCGGCGCGCTCACGCAGGTTGGTGATCAGGTCGTTGACGGTGGCCAGAGCCAAGTCAGCCGCACCCAGCGCGGCAAGCAGCGGAGCCTTCAGGTCGTCAATGTTCGTGTTTTCAGGCATTGTGTTTCCTTTCATGTGTTTTCGTTATCGGCGTTATTGCTTATTCGGTGTAGACGATGGGGGCAAGCGTCGGCTCCCCTGGGGGAGTAGTCAAGACCCGCGGATTGACGTGGCCGCGACTTGCGGGAAACCTCCTGGTTCGTCGGGTCGGTGGGCGATTGGGGTGCGCTGGGGCGGCCGCGGCGCAACCACCCGCGCGCGTACCCGCGTTTAGCCGATTCCGCCGCTGGCACCGGCCCTCGTCGAGCGAGTCAGTCGCCGGGTGTCGGCTCGCTCGGACACGCCTCACGGGCGGCTTCGTTCTGCTGGCTAAACGAGGCGTAGATGTCGAGCAGGATCTGCTTCTGGCGCTCGGTGATCGCCGTGTCGGTGATGATGGCGTCACGCACCTGACTGGTCTCGCTGGGCTCGAGGATCCCGGCCCGCACGTAGAGAACCTCGGCGGAGACCCGCAGCGCCTTGGCGATCTGGGCCAAGACGTCGGCGGACGGCTTGCGCAGTCCACGCTCGACCTGGCTCAGGTACGGGTTGCTGACGCCGGACCGTTCGGCAAGTTGTCGCATCGACACGTGTGCATTCTCGCGTTGCGCCCTGATGAAGCTGCCGATGTCGGAAGCCTTAGAAGACACCGTGGACACCTTGGCGCCCAGCTTCTCCTCCGCCGGCATGTGACGCACTCCTCGGTTCGGGACGTTCGGTTACGTCCACCAGGGTACGGCCAGGTGCTTGCTTTTGCAAGCACTTGTTAGCACGCCTACACGAACAGCAGCTGAGCGACGGCGTAGATCACCAGCCCCGCCGAGGCGCCCACCACGGTGCCGTTGATCCGGATAAACTGCAGGTCACGGCCGACGTGCAGTTCGATGCGCCGGCTGGCTTCCGCGGCGTCCCAGCGCTCGATGGTCTCGGTGATGATCGCTGTGATCTCCACCCCATATTGCGAAACCAGCTGCTGGGCGGCCCGCACCATCCAGCTCTCCACGTCGTCGCGCAGGTCGACGTCGTCGCGCAGCGCTTCCCCGAGCCGCATCACCGCGTCGGCAATGCGCACGCGCAGCGCGCTGGACGGGTCGTCTACGCCCTCCAGCACCAGCCGTTTGAGCGTCTGCCACGCCGTCGCGGCGGCGTTGGCGATCTCCTCACGCGCCATCAGCTGCTCCTTGACCGCATCGGCGCGCGCAATGGTGGCCGGATCGTGCTGCAGGTCGTCGGCGAAGTCGAACAAGAAGCGGGTCGCCGAGCGCCGCAGTTCGTGGTCGGGATTGCGGCGCACCTTGTCGGTGAACTCCATCAATTCGCGGTGGATGCGGTCGCCCACAAGATGGTCGATGAACCGGGGTGACCAGCTCGGGGAGTCCCGCTCGACCACCCGCTGAATGACCACGCCGGCATTTAGTGACCACTGAAACGCTCGGTCAGCCAGCAACTGGATCAGGGCCTCCTGCCGGTTCTCGGCTAACAGCGTCTGCAACACCCGCCCCGCCGGCGGACCCCACTGCGGCTCGGCGATCCGGCGGATGATCGTTCGGTCGATCACATGCTGCACGTCCTCGTCGCGGAGCAGATCCACCATCACCCGCAGCACCGTCGCGGTCTCGGCGGCCACCCGCTGGGCATGGGCCGGCTCCGACAGCCACTTGCCCAGCCGGCTGGGGATCTGGGCGTCCCGCAGCTTGGTCTCCACGACCTCCGCGGACAAGAAGTTTTCCCGTACAAACGTGCCCAGACCCTCGCCGAGCTGGTCTTTCTTGCGCTTGATGATCGCGGTGTGTGGAATCGGGATGCCCAGCGGATGTTTGAACAGCGCGGTCACCGCGAACCAGTCCGCCAGGGCACCCACCATGCCGGCCTCCGCGGCGGCACCGACGTAGCCCACCCAAACCGGCGCCACACCCGACGCCTGCGCCCACCGGCAGACAAGGAACACCGCGGTGGCGCCGAGCAGAAAGCCCAGCGCCACCGCCTTCATCCGGCGCAGCGCCGTGCGCCGCTGGGCGTCCGCCACCGGGTCCGCCCCGGCAAACGATTCGGCGAAGGATGTGCGGGGCCGGCGCACCACGGTCGGCCGCGTGTTCACATACCGTCCCTGCGGCCAGCCCGGCGCATCGGCTCTGTGTGCCACCACACCATCATCCGCTATCGCCGCCACCAGCTAGGGTGACGACACTGTTCGGGAGCCGTCTGCACGCCGCCGATGCGCCAGAACGGCCCCCACAAGCCGTAGTATCGAATGCGTCTAGTGAATGGGAATCGGCGAAAGTGGCAGAGCACATCCCGGCTGTGACCGTGAAAACCGATGGCCGCAAGCGGCGCTGGCATCAGCACAAGGTGGAGCGCCGCAACGAGTTGGTGGACGGCACGATCGTGGCCATTCGCCGCCACGGGCGCTTTTTGAGCATGGACGAGATCGCGGCGGAGATCGGGGTTTCCAAGACGGTGCTCTACCGGTACTTCGTCGACAAGAACGACCTCACCACAGCGGTGATGATGCGCTTCGCGCAGACCACGTTGATTCCGAACATGGCCGCGGCGCTGTCGGC comes from the Mycobacterium shinjukuense genome and includes:
- the deoC gene encoding deoxyribose-phosphate aldolase → MADQPTRGRLAAVVDHTLLKPEATTADVVGLVAEAAELGVYAVCVSPSMVPVAVAASAGGVRVASVAGFPSGKHMSVVKAHEAAAAIDAGAHEIDMVIDIGAALAGDFDAVRSDIEAVRAAASGAVLKVIVESAVLLGRGDPHVLTRACRAAEDAGADFVKTSTGFHPAGGASVRAVELMTTTVGGRLGVKASGGIRTAADAVAMLNAGATRLGLSSTRAVLDGLSRT
- a CDS encoding DUF2599 domain-containing protein is translated as MKALVVAPAAVFVGLLWAAPAIADTGGCVSPPAPPFIDHTEWGLWGQLITLRVYPTPSGRAAARQPGTVGEGDEAWAEVLALSPGADTAGMRAQFMCHWQFAEIGQPGKPSWNLEPWRPVVDDDEMIAAECNPGGPENPP
- a CDS encoding DUF2516 family protein, which encodes MNHLVGTVMLALLVAVFVMAVYAFVHAALQRPDAYTAADKLTKPVWLLILGVAVAMTSILYPVFGVLGLVIAACAAGVYLVDVRPKLLEIQGKSR
- the hbhA gene encoding heparin-binding hemagglutinin HbhA, with translation MPENTNIDDLKAPLLAALGAADLALATVNDLITNLRERAEETRSDTRTRVEESRARLSELREDLPEQLTELRERFTAEELRKAAEGYLEAATTRYNELVARGEAALERLRSQSVFEDASARAEGYVDQAVELTQEALGTVASQAREVGERAAKLVGIELPKKAPAKKAPAKKAPAKKAAAKKAPAKKAPAKKVTQK
- a CDS encoding helix-turn-helix domain-containing protein, which encodes MPAEEKLGAKVSTVSSKASDIGSFIRAQRENAHVSMRQLAERSGVSNPYLSQVERGLRKPSADVLAQIAKALRVSAEVLYVRAGILEPSETSQVRDAIITDTAITERQKQILLDIYASFSQQNEAAREACPSEPTPGD
- a CDS encoding DUF445 domain-containing protein, producing MVAHRADAPGWPQGRYVNTRPTVVRRPRTSFAESFAGADPVADAQRRTALRRMKAVALGFLLGATAVFLVCRWAQASGVAPVWVGYVGAAAEAGMVGALADWFAVTALFKHPLGIPIPHTAIIKRKKDQLGEGLGTFVRENFLSAEVVETKLRDAQIPSRLGKWLSEPAHAQRVAAETATVLRVMVDLLRDEDVQHVIDRTIIRRIAEPQWGPPAGRVLQTLLAENRQEALIQLLADRAFQWSLNAGVVIQRVVERDSPSWSPRFIDHLVGDRIHRELMEFTDKVRRNPDHELRRSATRFLFDFADDLQHDPATIARADAVKEQLMAREEIANAAATAWQTLKRLVLEGVDDPSSALRVRIADAVMRLGEALRDDVDLRDDVESWMVRAAQQLVSQYGVEITAIITETIERWDAAEASRRIELHVGRDLQFIRINGTVVGASAGLVIYAVAQLLFV